The following are encoded together in the Arcticibacterium luteifluviistationis genome:
- a CDS encoding ABC transporter ATP-binding protein — protein MIKLNNISKYYPAGFGKTYVLRNINLEVKEGEFVSIMGPSGSGKSTLLHILGLLEEASEGEYIFMDTLVQKLKEKRRTELHRNAIGFVFQAYHLIDELTVYENIETPLLYKGISGSERKSKVADILDRFNIVAKKDLFPSQLSGGQQQLVGVARALVTDPKVIFADEPTGNLHSEQAEDIMNVFKELNQKDGVTIIQVTHSEKNAEYGNRIIRLKDGWLD, from the coding sequence ATGATAAAACTAAACAACATTTCTAAATACTATCCAGCTGGATTTGGAAAGACTTACGTCCTTAGAAACATTAACCTAGAGGTAAAAGAAGGCGAATTTGTTTCTATTATGGGGCCATCAGGTTCTGGAAAATCCACGCTTTTGCATATTCTAGGGCTTTTAGAAGAAGCCTCAGAAGGTGAATACATTTTCATGGATACACTTGTTCAGAAATTGAAAGAAAAACGCAGAACAGAGCTCCACAGAAACGCCATTGGATTTGTTTTCCAAGCCTACCATTTAATTGATGAACTCACCGTTTATGAGAACATTGAGACGCCTTTATTGTACAAAGGAATTTCAGGTTCGGAACGCAAAAGTAAGGTGGCCGATATTCTGGACAGATTCAATATTGTTGCAAAAAAAGACCTTTTCCCTAGCCAGCTTTCTGGTGGACAGCAGCAGCTAGTAGGTGTAGCCAGAGCATTGGTAACAGACCCAAAGGTAATCTTTGCAGATGAACCTACAGGAAACCTACACTCTGAACAAGCGGAAGACATCATGAATGTTTTTAAAGAATTGAACCAAAAAGACGGGGTTACAATCATTCAGGTAACACATTCCGAAAAAAACGCCGAATACGGAAACAGAATTATCAGGCTTAAAGATGGTTGGTTAGATTAA
- a CDS encoding TolC family protein — protein MKFYITLFFTLTIGLANAQTISLKECIALGLKNHPDYQTGVLTAEAATASLTEAKSLRLPTIGVDVYQSTNTGRSIDRFTNNYINDVYNSTYAQARLNQPLFQGFRIQSTIRQNELLLESEKLNLASTQNQLTIRVIQAYLNVLASQELYAIAQNQVLTSKTQLDQISKRVNAGVLGKTEELQIKTQVANDDFSEITASGNLRAARLDLFQLMNANLAPNTQFETLNAEIVAKKYGNELAENALSNLPEVKAADFEIRSFDSRIKAIKGSKLPSLSFLADWNTFYASSNPEQEFFEQINGSRNASFSLGLSIPILGRFQTNPRIQTASIQKRMAENRLASTKLVVNQAVQTAIQNYELASERYNNAISQVAINQENIDAIQSQINAGTVNSIEFILAKTNFDRANSNLVQAKYSFLLQEKVLKFYENGAWDL, from the coding sequence ATGAAATTTTATATTACGCTCTTTTTCACCCTTACCATTGGCTTGGCAAATGCCCAAACCATTTCCTTAAAAGAGTGCATCGCATTGGGTTTGAAAAACCATCCTGATTATCAAACAGGGGTTTTAACAGCCGAAGCTGCCACAGCTAGCTTGACAGAAGCAAAGAGTTTAAGGCTTCCTACCATAGGTGTGGATGTTTACCAAAGTACCAATACCGGACGAAGTATTGATAGGTTTACAAATAACTATATCAATGATGTTTATAATAGCACCTACGCTCAAGCTAGGTTAAATCAGCCTCTTTTTCAGGGTTTCAGAATACAGAGTACTATCCGTCAAAACGAACTGCTTTTGGAGTCAGAAAAGCTCAATTTGGCTTCTACTCAAAATCAGCTGACTATCAGAGTTATTCAAGCTTATTTGAATGTTTTGGCTAGCCAAGAACTCTACGCTATTGCTCAAAATCAAGTGCTTACTTCTAAAACGCAGCTAGACCAAATAAGCAAACGTGTAAACGCGGGTGTATTAGGAAAAACAGAAGAACTGCAAATAAAAACACAAGTAGCCAATGATGATTTTTCTGAAATAACTGCTTCAGGAAATTTAAGAGCCGCTCGTTTAGATTTGTTTCAATTAATGAATGCCAATCTCGCTCCAAACACACAATTTGAAACGCTGAATGCAGAGATTGTTGCTAAAAAATATGGTAACGAACTAGCAGAGAACGCTCTTTCAAATCTACCAGAAGTTAAAGCGGCAGACTTTGAAATAAGAAGCTTCGATAGCCGAATCAAAGCAATAAAAGGCAGTAAACTTCCAAGTCTAAGCTTTTTGGCAGACTGGAATACTTTTTATGCTTCTTCTAATCCAGAACAAGAGTTTTTTGAGCAAATAAATGGTTCTAGAAACGCATCTTTCTCTTTAGGTTTAAGCATTCCTATTTTGGGTAGATTTCAAACCAACCCAAGAATTCAAACAGCCTCTATTCAAAAGAGGATGGCAGAAAACAGACTAGCATCCACAAAATTGGTGGTAAACCAAGCGGTACAAACGGCCATTCAAAATTATGAATTAGCATCCGAACGTTATAACAATGCTATTTCACAAGTAGCCATAAATCAGGAAAACATTGACGCCATTCAGTCACAGATTAATGCAGGAACAGTAAATTCAATTGAATTCATTTTAGCTAAGACAAATTTTGACCGAGCTAACTCTAATTTGGTTCAAGCCAAATATTCATTCTTACTTCAAGAAAAGGTTCTGAAGTTTTATGAGAATGGAGCTTGGGATTTATAA